A section of the Bacillus pumilus genome encodes:
- a CDS encoding ABC transporter ATP-binding protein, protein MTTLLEVQNLKTYFFRKKEAIPAVDGVDFSINRGETVALVGESGSGKSITSLSIMGLINGTGGRIMDGSIKLDGKDLVTYGEKELCNIRGNDVSMIFQEPMTSLNPVLTIGEQITEILIYHKKLSKKEATKKAIDLLKLVGFSRPEQIIKDYPHRLSGGMRQRVMIAIALSCDPKLLIADEPTTALDVTIQAQVLTLMKDLCTTFGTSILLITHDLGVVSEVADRVIVMYCGQVVENGTVEELFDQPLHPYTEGLLESIPVIDGDIQPLAAIKGNVPAPDQLPAGCRFAPRCPQVKERCLGELPKLRTFENGRSVRCFLYEEAAQT, encoded by the coding sequence ATGACCACGCTGCTTGAAGTGCAGAACTTAAAAACCTATTTTTTTCGAAAAAAAGAAGCGATACCTGCTGTAGACGGCGTTGATTTCAGCATCAACAGAGGAGAAACTGTCGCATTAGTCGGTGAGTCTGGATCTGGTAAAAGCATTACGTCCTTATCCATTATGGGCTTGATTAACGGCACTGGTGGAAGAATTATGGACGGTTCCATCAAGCTTGATGGCAAGGATCTCGTTACATATGGTGAAAAGGAATTATGCAACATTCGTGGTAATGACGTATCGATGATCTTTCAGGAACCCATGACCTCACTTAATCCCGTCCTAACCATCGGGGAACAAATAACAGAAATCCTCATCTATCACAAAAAACTTTCAAAAAAAGAAGCGACGAAAAAAGCGATTGATCTGCTGAAGCTTGTTGGTTTTTCCAGACCGGAACAAATCATCAAAGATTATCCGCACCGTTTATCAGGCGGCATGCGGCAAAGAGTGATGATTGCCATTGCGCTAAGCTGTGATCCGAAGCTTCTCATTGCAGACGAGCCGACAACTGCCCTAGATGTTACGATTCAAGCCCAGGTGCTCACATTGATGAAAGACTTATGCACGACATTTGGTACATCGATTCTCCTCATTACGCATGATCTAGGTGTCGTGTCTGAAGTGGCAGATCGAGTGATTGTCATGTATTGCGGACAGGTTGTTGAAAATGGGACCGTCGAAGAATTATTTGATCAGCCGCTTCATCCTTACACAGAAGGACTACTTGAATCAATTCCTGTCATTGACGGAGACATACAGCCGCTAGCGGCGATAAAAGGGAATGTCCCAGCACCAGATCAACTCCCAGCCGGCTGCCGCTTTGCTCCTAGATGCCCGCAAGTGAAGGAGCGCTGCCTAGGCGAGCTACCTAAGCTGAGGACTTTTGAAAATGGCAGAAGCGTCAGATGCTTCTTATATGAGGAGGCAGCCCAAACATGA
- a CDS encoding ABC transporter ATP-binding protein gives MTLAQNQPHATDLIEKETILELRQIKKYFPIKAGVFQKKVGAVKAVDGIDLKIYKGETLGIVGESGCGKSTLGRTMIRLYEPTDGQILFKGQDISRISESKLRQSTRKNIQMVFQDPFASLNPRKTLRSIIKEPYKTHHLYSLKERNEKVEQLLSKVGLHPSFANRYPHEFSGGQRQRIGIARALAMNPEMIIADEPVSALDVSIQAQVINLMEELQEEFDLTYLFISHDLSVVRHISDRVGVMYLGKMMELADKHSLYDEPLHPYTQALLSSVPVTRKKGQVKRERIMLQGDLPSPANPPKGCVFHTRCPHAKQICKEKIPSFQELKPNHFVACHLYDA, from the coding sequence ATGACCCTTGCTCAAAATCAACCACATGCAACAGATCTAATAGAGAAAGAAACCATTCTTGAACTGAGACAGATTAAAAAATATTTTCCGATTAAAGCAGGCGTCTTTCAGAAGAAAGTCGGTGCAGTCAAAGCTGTTGACGGCATAGATTTGAAGATTTATAAAGGTGAAACGTTAGGCATAGTGGGGGAATCAGGATGCGGTAAATCAACATTAGGCCGGACCATGATTCGTTTATATGAACCAACTGACGGTCAAATCCTTTTTAAAGGGCAAGACATCTCCCGTATATCGGAATCAAAGTTAAGACAATCAACACGAAAAAACATTCAAATGGTTTTTCAAGATCCCTTTGCATCACTCAACCCTAGAAAAACACTTCGAAGCATCATCAAAGAACCCTACAAAACACATCACTTATACTCCTTAAAAGAAAGAAATGAAAAAGTAGAACAGCTTCTATCAAAGGTGGGCCTTCATCCAAGCTTTGCAAATCGCTATCCCCATGAATTTTCTGGCGGGCAGAGGCAGCGAATCGGCATTGCTCGTGCGCTTGCCATGAATCCCGAAATGATTATCGCAGATGAGCCGGTATCAGCACTTGATGTATCCATTCAGGCACAGGTGATTAATCTGATGGAGGAGCTTCAGGAGGAATTTGACCTGACCTATCTGTTTATCTCTCACGACTTAAGTGTGGTCAGGCACATTAGTGATCGAGTCGGCGTGATGTATCTCGGCAAAATGATGGAGCTTGCTGATAAGCACAGCCTGTACGATGAACCGCTCCACCCATATACACAGGCACTGCTTTCTTCAGTCCCTGTTACCCGTAAAAAGGGTCAGGTCAAAAGAGAGCGGATCATGCTTCAAGGCGATCTGCCAAGTCCTGCGAATCCGCCAAAAGGGTGCGTATTCCACACAAGATGTCCGCATGCGAAACAAATCTGTAAAGAAAAAATACCATCATTTCAAGAATTAAAACCAAACCACTTCGTTGCCTGTCACCTTTACGACGCTTAA
- a CDS encoding peptide-binding protein — protein sequence MNRNRKSILISLLLIFTLMLAACSSGNKTSGDNEKKSTGKPVQGGDLVIGSIAEPTLFNSLYSTDVASSDIEERIYSFLLQTDGKLNPQLSLAEDIKESDDGKQFDVTIKKGVKFHDGEELTADDVVFTYSIPINKDYNGERGSGFEVLDSVKKTGDYSIEFKLNKKDPYFYNVTLGSYGILPKHILGDVPVKDLGENEFNRKKPIGSGPFKFAEWKEGDYVKLEAFDDYWDGRPYLDTVTIKTIPDQNAAIAQLSAGDIDFFAVPGAELQTAEKISNIKIESDLGLNYSYIGWNQKNELFKSKKVRQALTHAIDRQTIVDQVLDGDGKVANIPESPLSWNYPKNDRVPVFEFDQEKAKKMLKEEGWEDTDGDGYLDKDGKKFSFVIKTNQGNKVREDIAVVVQQQLKEIGVEAKPQIVEFSALIEQTTPPKWDYDALLLGWSLATFPDQYSIFHSSQSEKGLNNIWYKNKEVDKLLVDAKNLSDRKEYSKAYEKIYELIAEDQPYTFLYYANSHRAMPSNLQGYSYHPKDEYYKIEKWWIEQ from the coding sequence ATGAATAGAAATAGAAAATCCATATTGATCAGTTTATTGCTGATCTTCACGCTCATGCTTGCGGCTTGCTCTAGTGGAAATAAAACCTCTGGAGACAATGAAAAGAAATCCACCGGTAAACCTGTACAGGGCGGAGATCTTGTCATCGGTTCCATTGCAGAACCAACTTTATTTAACTCGCTTTATTCAACAGATGTGGCGAGCTCTGATATTGAAGAAAGAATCTACAGTTTTTTACTTCAGACTGACGGAAAGTTGAACCCTCAGCTATCACTCGCAGAAGATATTAAAGAATCTGATGACGGGAAGCAGTTTGATGTGACCATTAAAAAAGGCGTAAAGTTTCATGATGGTGAGGAACTGACAGCTGATGATGTTGTGTTTACATACAGCATTCCGATCAATAAGGACTACAACGGGGAGCGCGGATCAGGCTTTGAAGTATTAGATTCTGTTAAAAAGACAGGAGATTACTCAATCGAATTCAAGCTCAACAAAAAAGATCCTTATTTCTATAATGTCACACTAGGAAGCTACGGCATTTTGCCCAAGCATATTTTAGGTGATGTGCCTGTAAAGGATCTCGGTGAAAATGAATTTAACCGAAAAAAACCAATCGGTTCAGGTCCATTTAAATTTGCCGAGTGGAAAGAAGGCGACTACGTGAAACTAGAAGCCTTTGACGATTATTGGGATGGACGTCCATACCTTGATACCGTCACAATTAAAACCATTCCTGATCAGAATGCAGCAATTGCCCAGCTTTCAGCAGGTGATATTGATTTCTTTGCTGTTCCGGGAGCAGAGCTGCAAACGGCTGAAAAAATCAGCAACATTAAAATTGAATCTGATCTAGGGCTCAATTATTCATACATTGGCTGGAATCAGAAAAATGAACTCTTTAAAAGTAAAAAAGTGCGCCAGGCGCTCACACATGCCATTGACCGCCAAACGATTGTCGATCAAGTGTTGGATGGAGACGGCAAAGTAGCCAACATTCCAGAGAGCCCGCTGTCATGGAACTATCCAAAGAATGATCGTGTTCCAGTGTTTGAGTTTGATCAAGAAAAAGCGAAAAAAATGCTGAAAGAAGAGGGCTGGGAGGATACAGATGGGGATGGCTATCTTGATAAGGATGGTAAAAAATTCTCCTTTGTCATAAAGACCAACCAAGGAAACAAAGTCCGTGAAGACATTGCTGTCGTTGTCCAGCAGCAGCTCAAGGAAATTGGTGTGGAAGCGAAGCCACAAATTGTGGAATTCAGCGCACTTATTGAACAGACGACACCGCCTAAATGGGATTATGATGCGCTACTGCTCGGCTGGAGCCTTGCGACATTCCCTGACCAATACAGCATCTTCCACTCAAGCCAGTCAGAAAAAGGCTTGAATAACATCTGGTATAAAAATAAAGAGGTCGATAAGCTGTTAGTGGATGCCAAGAATTTAAGTGATCGAAAAGAATATTCAAAGGCATATGAAAAAATTTATGAACTGATTGCAGAAGATCAACCATATACGTTCCTTTACTATGCTAACTCACATCGCGCGATGCCATCTAATCTCCAAGGCTACTCATACCACCCGAAAGATGAGTATTACAAAATCGAGAAATGGTGGATTGAACAGTAG
- a CDS encoding ABC transporter permease, producing the protein MVTYIIRRTLLSIPILFGITILSFAIMKAAPGDPMSLMMDPTISAADREAFIDKYGLNDPEYVQYMKWLGNMLQGDFGTSIVKKGTPVADLIFARLPNTLILMIFSTLVALIIAIPFGVLSAKRPYTKLDYGITVTSFIGLAIPNFWFGLILIMVLSVNLGWFPTGGVSTLNTDFNLFDRLHHIILPAFVLATADMAGLTRYTRSSMLDVMRQDYIRTARAKGFRENKVIFKHGLRNGLMPVITIFGLMIPSFIGGAVVVEQIFTWPGLGKLFIDSAFSRDYPVIMAMTVISAVLVVVGNLIADILYAIVDPRIEY; encoded by the coding sequence ATGGTTACATATATCATTAGAAGGACATTGCTTTCCATTCCCATCTTATTTGGGATTACCATTTTGTCCTTCGCCATTATGAAAGCAGCACCAGGCGATCCAATGTCACTTATGATGGACCCAACCATTAGTGCGGCAGACCGGGAAGCTTTTATTGATAAGTACGGCTTGAACGATCCTGAATATGTGCAGTATATGAAATGGCTTGGCAATATGCTTCAAGGTGACTTTGGCACCTCCATTGTGAAAAAGGGAACGCCCGTGGCTGATTTGATTTTTGCTAGGCTGCCAAATACCCTCATCCTCATGATTTTTTCTACATTAGTCGCCCTGATTATCGCCATCCCATTCGGTGTTCTTTCAGCAAAACGTCCATATACAAAGCTAGACTACGGCATTACAGTTACATCTTTTATCGGACTGGCTATTCCGAATTTTTGGTTTGGACTCATTCTAATTATGGTGTTATCTGTGAATTTAGGATGGTTCCCGACAGGCGGCGTGTCTACCTTAAACACCGATTTTAATCTATTTGACCGGCTCCATCACATCATTTTACCAGCCTTTGTTTTAGCAACCGCTGATATGGCGGGGCTCACGCGGTACACAAGGTCGAGCATGCTTGATGTCATGAGGCAGGATTACATTCGGACCGCAAGAGCGAAAGGCTTTCGAGAAAACAAAGTCATTTTCAAACACGGATTAAGAAATGGTCTTATGCCTGTCATTACAATTTTCGGATTGATGATTCCATCCTTTATTGGCGGCGCAGTCGTGGTGGAACAAATCTTCACTTGGCCAGGATTAGGGAAGTTGTTTATTGATTCTGCCTTTTCGAGAGATTATCCGGTCATTATGGCGATGACTG